In the Anomalospiza imberbis isolate Cuckoo-Finch-1a 21T00152 chromosome 3, ASM3175350v1, whole genome shotgun sequence genome, CAACTCTTAAATCATCCCAGCAGATGAACTGTAATGGAACTGTTCTAACTGAAATGTCTCTGCAAAAACTAAACTCATGAGTACTTGGGACTGTAAGTCATATTATGATAAGTCCCACAGCACTTTTGAGGATCTTTCCTCTTaagcttttgggttttttgttaaattaattGAACTTTGGGCTTTGCTCTGATGCTTTCTACTTtttctgtttggatttttttaagtttgcTTTGTTAGAAAAAGTACACACCTAGTAGATCCATTAGCCACCatactttttaaattgttttatttcaagTCCAGTAGATATTCCATCTTTGtaatttaccaaaaaaaaaataaatactaccATAGTACCTCTGCCTCTGAAATATGTTTTTGTAAAACTATGAATAAGAGATAACTTTTATTGTAATCACTGTAAAAATTACTAGAAGTGGTAGGAAGATCATCTTGCTACAGtatctgcattttaatttgAGTTTCAGCAGCTAAAGATTGTTTTACGGTAACATGACAGTCTTGAAAATTAATAGATGAAGCTTGAACAATTCTTCTTTAACTGCAGTCAAGAAGACTGAGGTCAATCTTGAAATAGACATAAGGGTAGTATTCTTGATTACTCAGTTGTAACCCAGGGATGTCCATGCCAGGCTGCAAAAGGAAGTAACAGCTTTAGTACCTGTAAACCTGTGGAGTTCCAAGCTCCAGGGAATTGCTTTTGTGCTCCTTTCCCACAGGTGCAATGGAGCTTTGTATGTGCCATGCTTAAGGTGGGAATTCACCACTGAGAATCTGCTCTGCTTCTTGTTTCAGGTTGCCTAATGTAATTAGCATTGAGAATGCCTGTGCTGTTTGAACTTGTAGCATTTTTGCGTGCTTCAGCTCTACAGCAACTCATCTCTGTCTTCCCTTTATGGAGTGGGACCCTTGCTTGCTGGTTTCAGGCTGTTTTGAAGGCCTGCTAGCTCATTTATTGCTTTAGCCTAAATTGTTCTGAATTGCAATTCAGGATATGGGGAAGGAGAAAGCAAGTACTGCTGCTTGTTGAAGGCATAGATTATTTATAAATGACAGCCTTTTACAGAGGACAGAGGTGTGACAGTCCTAGGATTTAgttccaaattaatttttcttgctTGTGTTGATCTGAATGTTTATAGTagattttaaactttttatGTAAAGGAACAGCCATAATTGAGCAGACATATTTTGTTCTGGTAGCTGTAAACATCAGATGCTTCaacagaaaatataaacaaTCTCTCTGTATCTGCATCATAATCTGAGCCTACCCTAATCCAGTCTGTAATCAGCTGGGATTAGAGCTGCATCCAGGACTCCTGTAATTTCAAGATGCAAGCAGATGCATGCTCTAACCCCAGGACAGTGGAAGTGCTCATTCAGCTAAGCTGAGAGAAGCTACAGCATGTGCACCTGCAGTCCAAATACATACATCCATTATACTTGCTGCTGCAACTTCATCCAGGTGTTTGAAGATCATGTTCAGGACATCTCTCAGGCGCTTCACAGACTTcctgtttggctgcagcagcattgcTTGGAAATTCACAGGGAGGCCATACCTCGGAACACAACATACACGATCATCTGCTGGGAAGGGCCACAGCTGTCTGCTCGTGCCCTTCTCcctcctcagcctccaggcatgCCCACTGGTGGTGTGTTGCAGAAACAACACTGCCTCCTTATtggaaagcattttctttttgaagccAAAAGTCAGCTAAACAGtgtctttctgtttttctcttccctgtaaGTGCCCCCAAAAAATCGTTTTTCATCAGGTTCATATGTCACCTTTTCTTGTGGACATCTGTATTGTCTCCTGTGAGCTCCTGGAATTAAGTGTGTAAGGCACACACCTTGAGCAAGACAAAACAAGGTGTGTAAGGGTTCCTCCCACAAATGAACTGCACCAGGAAGATAGCTGTACATTTTGACTTGCCCAGGAATCTCTGCCTGCACTCTGTGTTTACTCACCTCAGGACAGATTCAACAAAAACTCTCAAGGCTTTCACATGAATCCAAGCCACAAATGCTTCACTGAAGTTCACCTTCAGCCAGCGCAGTAAGGGGCCCTGTGAGACCAGAACAGTGCTGTGATCCCCTTGCTGAATGAAGCAGCTCCATAGCCAACACTGCCACTGAGGCCATCATGGGCTGCTGGAATAGTTCCCAGGCAGCCTGATAGTGGCTCCCAGTCTATCAGAAACTCAAGTGACCTTGGCCAAATCATTGTTATTTTTCCCATGCCTCAGTTTTATGGGCTAAGTGGAGCTCACCAGAGACAGTTGGAACTGTAAGGCCATTTCTGAGAGAGGTGCTTAGGCATGCTGGTAGCAAAGGCCTCCAACTCACAAGGTGCTACTTACATATTGCTGTTTCTTGTCGGAAGCTAATTTCATCAGCTCTTCCTTTTCACATTTCAGTTCCTTCTCATCATAATAAAATTCTCGAACCATGAACCTACAATTGAATGACATTTTCTCTCACAAGCCTTAGTCCAGGCAATATGCACactcatttctttttccccaggagAAGCAGGTATGGGAAGTTGCTAGCCATTTAACAAGTTAAAGTATGTGGATGGTAGGAGTTGAAATCACTCCCAGAAAGCCAGCTTCCTGCTCTCAGCAGAATGAGAGCAGAAAGGGTAATTCCAGGATCTGTAACTTGGAGATTAAACTCCTTCCCACCCTGCCTTCTCAGTGGCTTTAGGACCAACAGAAACCCAAGCAGTCAAGAAGTCCTAAAACCAGTGATGGATTCAGCATGCTCCACACACAACAAGCCTCACCCAATCCTCATGTCTTGCtagcctgccctgcccagcagtCAGGGCTTCTTACCTGTTCTCCCTGGCTTTAGCCTTAAAGTCATCCATCACTTTTCTAAATAGGGTCACAGTGAAGAGTCCTCCCTCTGCATCCTCAGCAATCATTCTGTGGGAGGGAAATCCACTGCTGTGATTTGACATGGCAAATCCCTCATGCCTTTTTTAACCTACCTCATCTTGCCCTTTTgcaattctttttattttcatttatgatACTGGACAACACCGTGCTTTTTGAAAACTGCTGTGACAGAAACAGGGAACAATGACTTTACTTGCACTGGTTACTCTATCTCAATGTAAAACTCAATTGGTTTAGCTCCTGAGCCCACTGTAATACACACATATTCTGCCTGCCTGATTTTTCTATGTTTCCTGGTAACATTCCCCCACCTTTACATGCACTTGTGTTTTTGTGACAGGCAGTAGACAAGACAgcttgtttctttctctgtgctttCCACCTTCTGCATTTCAGGTAATACCATTGTCAGCTCTTGTGTCCTGGACTGGATCTCATAGCCTGCATGAGCTGAGCAATGGAATATTTAAATCctaggaaagatttttttaccCAAGATGAAAGGATGAGTTAATATGGCTTTTCCTAGTGCAAATGACAGTATGCTGAATTATTCTATGTTACAACAAGAAGCAACTAAAAATGCAGATTTAGTGTTTCATCTTTTTATAAAGTACTTTCCATAAAGCTCTATGTGATTACATATGTCTGAACTATACCTCAATTAATGTAATAAATTGCCTGTTTTACACAAAAAGAAGCAACGGCCtagttgaaaaaaaagaaatagattactggaaaagggaagctaattgtaaaaaaaaactgacctttttttctttcatctgtaCTTTCCTTCAACAAACTAATTTGTATTTGAATTGCAAATACATTAATGTGGAGCCTATGCACTTAGACTAGTGATTTCCTCTAGGATCCACCAATTTGAGGGGCTGAAACATGACAGGGATCTCTGAAACAAACACAGCTTAATTTGGAATTTCACTTACTTGGTGGAGCGAGGTACTACCATATCTGAGAGTGATTCATAGGTTTTCTGCCACTGTAGGTAGCTTGACCTTTGAGCAacacaaaacaaagcacagTAAATAAATACTATATACTGGAAAGCAAATGTTGATATATGTAGTTAATTAAGCTAATAACTTAGGGGTAGAAGGGTTGAGCTCTTTGTGCTCGGTTATGTCATTAAGATACATTAAGCCTCTCCTATCCTTTCCTCTCCTAGTCATCAGTTGAGGAGATGCTTCTCTCAATGCTACACCCTCAGTCTTCACTTTGGATCTTGGCTTGAGGAAGGGTCAATATCAGGAAACTGATGGTGAGAAGAATGTGGCATATACGTCTAGGCTGCCACACAGTGTCCCATGCTCCAGAACCCCTGCACAAGCTGCTCTGGTCCCTGGGTGCTGCATCTGCTATGTGCAATCCCAGAGCTGATCTGGTGCTAGACTGCACTCATGGTAAATGTCAGCCCTGTGAGAAAGGGAACAAGGGTATGGTAAGAGTTTGCAAAGAGAGAAGTCTCTTTTTAGTGTGAATAAACTCACATAATGAAGTCAACAAACTTACCTCAGATAGCTTTTTGCAACCTGTTTTTCAGAGACAGAAGAGTGATGGTGCTGTACGTGTGTTTTGGCACAGGGCTATATGGAGAGGAAAAGTTTTGTGTAGGGCTCTGAGGAGAACATAGTGTAACTTCCCCATTGGTAGCAGTCATCCTATATATATAGCCACTTACAAAGGCACAGCCAGCAGAGAGAGATTGTGAGTTGAACAGGTCTAATTCCTTTTAGAAACTGGCTATGCTGCAGTAAAAATCTGGTTTTCTTTTAGCTCATACTATTCCTATCAGGAGACTGAGAACCCACTCATAACCATGAAGAACCTACATGCCAATTGTCTTGCTCCAGCTTTGTTGGAGTCTTTGTCTCCCTTTTTTGTGCTAGCACCACTCTTGGCAGAAAttgttctttcttctttgctAAGGGCTTCACCTGTGTCTCAGTAGGGCACTCATGAGCTGCCCCAACCTGACCCAGTATCACCTGGTTCTGGTGCTTAGGCCTGAGAATCAATGTCACATGGGGTATGTGCACACACTGTTTCCTTACTTTGGCACCACAACGAGCAGCGTGATAAGATACTCGGAATTCAGAACAAAGTCTTCTTTGTGCACAATGTCTGCCAGGGTCCGGGTCAGCAGATTTCCCCTACGTGAAGAAGACAAAGTAAAAACAACAGTAGCAGGAACTCGGCAGTGGAACATTGGAGGCATTGTGTTGTGGGTGGAGATGCTAATAGCGTATACTGGGGTAGAAGAAGGCCTAGAAGGAGGTAGCTAAAGGACACAGCTACACTTCTTAAATggctgtttcattttttttactgCAACTAAAAGAATCAAAAAGTAACTAATACTAAAGGACATGATATTGGTGACTAGCAGGAGGCCAGTTTATGCCCTTTATGTAAAATGACACCATTCTGCTGCTATTGTTTTTACAGTAAGGGTGTAAATACTTGGGAAGCGGACATCTGCTCCCAGTCATCCCCGCATCTTGTGGGAAGCACCTGCTCTCTCAGAAAGCCTGTTGAGCTGCTTGTGTGACCGTGCTGCAGGCAGAGTGAGCCATGTACTTACAGACCTAAGCCATCACAGCAACCTGGCATTCCTGGACTGCTGTGGACCAGCACACTGAGACACCTCCTGCTGAACAGCAGTGAGAGCAGCAGTCTCGTGCACAGGTGGGACCTTCAGGAGGTCTCCAGGATGTCTCCACACACTAAGCCCACCTGATCACATTAATTCCTAGGACATGTAGATAGCCAAGGCTGGCTGTATATGGCTGGAAAGCACTAGATGTGAAGAGGAGTTGCCCTCCCTGTCATTCAGCAGGAATGAAGAAGGACCTAAACTAGTAGTTTTGGGTTTGAGGTTCACTGGGCCAGTCTATATATTAACTAACTGGCTGGTAACTTATTAGATGTTTGTTCAACCCAAGCTATCTGGCCCTGGTGGACACCAGAGTTGACAGCATTTAAAGATGGATGGAATGATGACAAGGAAGACTGTCCCTGGCCATGAGGTCTCCATTCTTCTCCCTCCTCACATTGCTGGAGCCCTGGCCAACAGGCTGTcagcctggctggctgcagTGTCAGGCAGCCACCTGTGCCTTGTGCCCAGTCCTGAGTAGAAACACTACCACATATGAGCATGTGTTGGGTGAGGGCTTGTACAGCATCATCTAAGTTGTTTTAAATTTACTACTTACTGGATTTTACCATTCTCCCCAGTGATAtcctagaaaaaaaacccaggtaTCAGCACTGACATAGGCAAAGACCATAAGCAGATGAAGACAGGAGAGAGAACATTTGTGAAGCCTGAACAGTGCATTACCTGAaccaacagaaggaaaaaagaaaacaaaaatataagtGGGATGCTAGTGAGGTGCAGGATCAAGCAAGACAGAACTATTTCCTATGGGAGCTTTGCAAATGCTGTTCAGAACATAGGGCATAGCTCCATGTGGCAAAGGAATCCaccagctggcacagctcatCTAATTTCTGACTCCCTGAAGTCCCATCAGAGCAAAACAGTTGACTTTTTCCAAGACTGCCTGCTCACACTGCCAATAAAATCCTATTAGGAACTTCAGTCTCCCTTAGCTGATTTTGAGATATGCTGACCACACCAGCTACCACCTGTTCTCACTGGGTCTCTAAATGCTCAGCATGTCCCAAAGCCGGAAAAGTTGTTCCCACCAGAACCCAGTAATGGGTGTGAGCACATACTGCCCACATTTCAGCCACACAACAGCATCCCCAGTGCAAAATACC is a window encoding:
- the ATP6V1C2 gene encoding V-type proton ATPase subunit C 2, which gives rise to MSEFWLISAPGDKTNLQAWERMNTVTSKSNLSSNSKFHIPDLKVGTLDALVGLSDELGKLDSFAESVIKKIAQYIGEVMEDSKDKVQENLLANGVDLISYLTRFEWDMAKYPIKQPLKNISEALAKQVTQIETDLKTRSAAYNNIKGNLQSLEKKTMGNLLTRTLADIVHKEDFVLNSEYLITLLVVVPKSSYLQWQKTYESLSDMVVPRSTKMIAEDAEGGLFTVTLFRKVMDDFKAKARENRFMVREFYYDEKELKCEKEELMKLASDKKQQYGPLLRWLKVNFSEAFVAWIHVKALRVFVESVLRYGLPVNFQAMLLQPNRKSVKRLRDVLNMIFKHLDEVAAASIMDPGMDIPGLQLSNQEYYPYVYFKIDLSLLDCS